A stretch of DNA from Candidatus Pseudomonas phytovorans:
AAGGTGTGGCCGGGGCGGCAGGTGCTTCTACCGGCCGGGCTTCGAGCCCGGCAGGTGGTTGCACGCTGGCTGTGGTCACCGGTGGCTGCGCGGGTGGTGTCATCGGGTTGAGGATGCGCTTGGCTTCCTCTTCCATCTGCAGGATGTGCTCGTTGTGCAGCTGGCGGCGGATGTCGTCGGCGCCGATTTCGCGCTCGACCTCCATCTTGATGCTGTTGAAGCTGCGTTTGAGCCGGCCGATCCACAGGCCTGCCGTGCGCGCGGCACCGGGCAGGCGCTCGGGGCCGAGCACCAGCAGGGCGACCAGGCCGACCAGCAGTAGCTCGCTGAAACTGATGCCGAACATGGGTCAGTCTTTCCGCTGTGGCTCTTGGACCGGCTGGGCCTGGCCTTCGATGGTGTGGCCCTGTTGCTGCTGGGCAGTGTTCTGTACCGGTGGCACAGGTTGGGCTGGCGGCGGGGTTTGCTCGGCCGGCTTGTTCTCTTCGTCGTTCATGGCCTTGCGAAAGCCCTTGATCGACTCGCCCAGGTCACTGCCGAAGTTTTTCAGCTTCTTGGTGCCGAACACCAGGACCACGACAACCAGCAGGACGATCCAGTGTTTCCAGTCAAAAATACCCATGCTGCTCTCCTAGAATTCTGTTTGCTCAAGCCGAAGGCTGGCGCGCGGCTTTTTCATCGTGCCCGGACAGCCCGAAGCGGCGATCCAGCTCATCAAGCACGGCTTGCGGATGCTGGCCCAGCGCGCTGAGCATCACCAGGCTATGAAACCACAGGTCGGCGGTTTCGTAGATGACATCGCTGTAATCCTTGCTGACCTCGGCATCCTTGGCGGCAATGATTGTTTCGACCGACTCTTCGCCGAGCTTTTCGAGGATCTTGTTCAGGCCCTTGTGGTACAGGCTGGCCACATAGGAGCTGTCGGGCGCCGCTTGCTTGCGTTCTTCAAGCACTTCGGCCAGGCGGTTGAGGGTGTCGCTCATGTCAGTGTCCTGCGCTGTAGATGGCATCCGGGTCCTTCAGGACCGGGTCGACGATTTTCCACTGGCCGTCTTCATAGACGCGATAAAAGCAGCTTTCACGGCCGGTATGGCAGGCGATATGGCCCAGTTGTTCGACCATCAGGATGATCACGTCGGCGTCGCAGTCCAGGCGCATTTCATGCAGCTTCTGCACATGCCCGGATTCCTCGCCCTTGCGCCACAGCTTGCCACGCGAACGCGACCAGTAGATGGCACGTTGCTCGGTGGCCGTCAGAACCAGCGATTCGCGGTTCATCCAGGCCATCATCAGCACGCGCCCGGTCTTGTGGTCCTGGGCGATCGCCGGTACCAGGCCATCGCTGTTCCACTTGATCTCGTCCAGCCAGTCTTTCATCGTCGACTCCAAAACGGGCCCGCTCCTGTGCCGGGCCCTTTGCGCTAGTGTGCCAGCCACAGGCGCGGCTGGCTATTGGCGCACGATCAGGTAAAGGCCTGCGGCCAGCATCAGCCAGGCTGGCCAGGCAGCCGGGGCGGCCAGGCTGGAGGCCTCGGCGGCGCCAGCAGCCAGCACCGCACCACCGCCGAGCAGGCCGGCGCCCAGCAGGCGCAGCGCCCAGCGGTCACCCTGACGGCGGCGCTCCGGCAGTTGCGGATCGTTCAAGTGCGGCTGCGACAGGCGTTCAAGCAGGTCGCGGGCCATGTTCGCCAGGTGCGGCAACTGCTCGACCTGGCCATGAATATTGCCGAACACAGCCTTGGGGCTGTAGCGGTCGCGCATCCAGCGTTCAAGGAACGGTTTGGCGGTGCTCCACAGGTCCAGGTCAGGGTACAGCTGGCGGCCCAGGCCCTCGATGTTGAGCAGGGTCTTTTGCAGCAGTACCAGCTGCGGCTGCACCTCCATGTTGAAGCGCCGCGCAGTCTGGAAGAGGCGCATCAGCACCTGGCCGAAGGAAATATCCTTCAACGGTTTTTCGAAGATCGGTTCGCACACGGTGCGGATTGCCGCTTCGAATTCGTTGACCTTGGTGTGTGCCGGCACCCAGCCCGAATCGATGTGCAACTGGGCAACACGGCGGTAGTCACGCTTGAAGAAGGCAATCAGGTTGCGCGCCAGGTAGTCCTGGTCCTCGGCGGTGAGGCTGCCGACGATGCCGCAGTCGATGGCAATGTACTGCGGGCTCCACGGCTTGACCGTGCTGACGAAGATGTTGCCTGGGTGCATGTCGGCGTGGAAGAAGCTGTCGCGGAACACCTGGGTGAAGAACACCTCCACACCTCGCTCGGCCAGCAGCTTCATGTCGGTACGCTGGTCGGCCAGAGTGGCCATGTCGGTGACCGGCACGCCATAGATGCGCTCCATCACCAGCACTTTTGGGCGGCACAGGTCCCAGTACACCTGGGGCACGTACATCAGCTCGGAACCTTCGAAGTTGCGTCGCAGCTGGCTGGCATTGGCAGCCTCGCGCAGCAGGTCGAGCTCGTCGTAGATGGTTTTTTCATAGTCGCCGACGATTTCCACCGGGTGCAGGCGGCGGGCATCGGCCGAGGCGCGCTCGGCGGCCTTGGCAATCAGGAACAGCCAGGCCAGGTCCTGGGCGATCACCGGCTTCAGGCCCGGGCGCACTACCTTGACCACTACCTCTTCGCCGGTTTTGAGGCGAGCGGCGTGCACCTGGGCCACCGAGGCCGAAGCCAGTGGCTCGACGTCGAAACGGCTGAACACCTCGCCAACCTTCGCGCCCAGCTGCGCTTCAATCAGTGCCACGGCCTGTTTCGGGTCAAACGGCGGCACCCGGTCCTGCAGCAGCATCAACTCGTCGGCGATGTCGGTGGGCAGCAGGTCACGCCGGGTGGACAGCAACTGGCCGAACTTGATGAAGATCGGCCCCAGGTCCTGCAACGCCAGGCGCATGCGCGCGCCACGGCTGAGTTCGGTGGGTTTGCGTGGCAGCCAGCGCCACGGCATCAGCAGGCGCAGGCTGGCCAGCCACCAGGGCAGCATTGGCTGTTCGAACAGCAGGTCATCGAGACGGTAGCGGATGACCACACGCTGGATGCGAAAAAGACGGCGGACGGCGAGCAGCTTCATGCGTTTTCGCTGGTATCAAGGGATCGGGAGAGGCGCTTGATGCGCGCCTCGAGGCGTTCTGTATCGAGCTTCAGGGCATCGAGCGCGCTGAAGGCAGCTTCGGCTTCGCGCTTGCCTACCAGGGTGCGGGACTCTTCGGCCAGGTACTCGGAAAGGTTCTGGCTGAAGCGCGCCAGACCCTGACGGGTCCAGCGTGCACGCAGGCGGATGTGGCCTGCCAGCATCGCCGTAGCCACAGGGCCGAGCCAGCGTTGCAGCTCGTGCTCCCAGTCCAGCTCCAGGTCTTGCAATACGCCGAACAGGTCGAGCAGCACGGCGCTGTCGCCATGCAATTCGACCTGCGGGCTGTGCAGCACGGCGGTCTTGTCCCTGGCCAGGGCCAGGTGCGCCAGGCTGCCGGCCGGTGCGCGCAGGCTGCAGTCGACCTCGCCCTCCCAGTGGGCGGCGAGCAACAGGCCGTCTTCATCTGGCAGGATGAACACCTGCAGGGCCGGTTGGCGGCAGTCGATCTCGATGACCTTGCCTTCCAGCGCGGCCAGCCGCGGCAGGGCCGTGCTGTCCATGCGCAGGACGCGGTTCAGGCCATGTTCGACGCTGGCGAGCAGCCCGGCCAGCAGCATCAGGGTTTGATCCCCCGGTGCACGGCAACGATGCCACTGGTCATGTTGTGGTAGGTAACGCGGTCGAAACCGGCATCGACCATCATGCTTTTCAGCGTTTCCTGGTCAGGG
This window harbors:
- the tatB gene encoding Sec-independent protein translocase protein TatB yields the protein MFGISFSELLLVGLVALLVLGPERLPGAARTAGLWIGRLKRSFNSIKMEVEREIGADDIRRQLHNEHILQMEEEAKRILNPMTPPAQPPVTTASVQPPAGLEARPVEAPAAPATPSEPPQPPRAP
- a CDS encoding twin-arginine translocase TatA/TatE family subunit is translated as MGIFDWKHWIVLLVVVVLVFGTKKLKNFGSDLGESIKGFRKAMNDEENKPAEQTPPPAQPVPPVQNTAQQQQGHTIEGQAQPVQEPQRKD
- a CDS encoding phosphoribosyl-ATP diphosphatase; this translates as MSDTLNRLAEVLEERKQAAPDSSYVASLYHKGLNKILEKLGEESVETIIAAKDAEVSKDYSDVIYETADLWFHSLVMLSALGQHPQAVLDELDRRFGLSGHDEKAARQPSA
- the hisI gene encoding phosphoribosyl-AMP cyclohydrolase, whose protein sequence is MKDWLDEIKWNSDGLVPAIAQDHKTGRVLMMAWMNRESLVLTATEQRAIYWSRSRGKLWRKGEESGHVQKLHEMRLDCDADVIILMVEQLGHIACHTGRESCFYRVYEDGQWKIVDPVLKDPDAIYSAGH
- the ubiB gene encoding ubiquinone biosynthesis regulatory protein kinase UbiB; amino-acid sequence: MKLLAVRRLFRIQRVVIRYRLDDLLFEQPMLPWWLASLRLLMPWRWLPRKPTELSRGARMRLALQDLGPIFIKFGQLLSTRRDLLPTDIADELMLLQDRVPPFDPKQAVALIEAQLGAKVGEVFSRFDVEPLASASVAQVHAARLKTGEEVVVKVVRPGLKPVIAQDLAWLFLIAKAAERASADARRLHPVEIVGDYEKTIYDELDLLREAANASQLRRNFEGSELMYVPQVYWDLCRPKVLVMERIYGVPVTDMATLADQRTDMKLLAERGVEVFFTQVFRDSFFHADMHPGNIFVSTVKPWSPQYIAIDCGIVGSLTAEDQDYLARNLIAFFKRDYRRVAQLHIDSGWVPAHTKVNEFEAAIRTVCEPIFEKPLKDISFGQVLMRLFQTARRFNMEVQPQLVLLQKTLLNIEGLGRQLYPDLDLWSTAKPFLERWMRDRYSPKAVFGNIHGQVEQLPHLANMARDLLERLSQPHLNDPQLPERRRQGDRWALRLLGAGLLGGGAVLAAGAAEASSLAAPAAWPAWLMLAAGLYLIVRQ
- a CDS encoding SCP2 sterol-binding domain-containing protein produces the protein MLLAGLLASVEHGLNRVLRMDSTALPRLAALEGKVIEIDCRQPALQVFILPDEDGLLLAAHWEGEVDCSLRAPAGSLAHLALARDKTAVLHSPQVELHGDSAVLLDLFGVLQDLELDWEHELQRWLGPVATAMLAGHIRLRARWTRQGLARFSQNLSEYLAEESRTLVGKREAEAAFSALDALKLDTERLEARIKRLSRSLDTSENA